One window from the genome of Acidihalobacter ferrooxydans encodes:
- a CDS encoding ABC transporter ATP-binding protein produces MTTDSAEVLLSVRDLCVSFYTEDGLVRAVDRVSFEVHSDEILGVVGESGSGKSLSVMSIVGLISDPNVVIEGSVNYKGRELIGMSQADLRPLRGREIAVIFQDPMTALTPVYTVGWQIAEQIRAHERISRRGARKRAAEMLDAVGIPQPDVMVDRYPHQLSGGMRQRAMIAMALSCQPSLLIADEPTTALDVTVQAQILELVHRLKSEFGSSVILITHDMGVVAETADRVLVMYAGRVAEYGTTRELFTAPRHPYTWGLYDSIPPLEGARPNRLASIPGSPPALTNRPEGCAFAPRCTYRFEACERLPTLTGNAAHVAACFLPPGRRRAGATQPDRKASV; encoded by the coding sequence GTGACGACTGATTCGGCCGAAGTGTTGTTGAGCGTACGCGATCTGTGCGTTTCTTTTTATACCGAGGATGGATTGGTTCGAGCAGTGGACCGGGTGTCCTTCGAAGTCCACAGCGATGAAATTCTCGGCGTCGTTGGTGAATCGGGTTCCGGAAAATCGTTATCCGTGATGAGTATCGTGGGACTCATCAGCGATCCGAACGTGGTCATCGAAGGATCAGTGAATTACAAGGGACGGGAGTTGATCGGCATGTCGCAAGCCGATCTGCGCCCGCTGCGCGGGCGCGAAATCGCAGTCATTTTCCAGGATCCGATGACGGCGCTGACTCCCGTATACACCGTCGGTTGGCAGATCGCCGAGCAGATCCGTGCCCATGAAAGAATATCGCGTCGTGGCGCACGCAAGCGTGCGGCGGAAATGCTCGACGCAGTCGGTATTCCCCAGCCCGACGTGATGGTGGATCGCTACCCACACCAGCTCTCCGGCGGTATGCGCCAGCGTGCGATGATCGCCATGGCATTATCTTGTCAACCCTCGCTCTTGATCGCTGATGAACCGACTACTGCGTTAGACGTTACAGTTCAAGCACAAATTCTGGAGCTTGTACATAGACTCAAGAGCGAGTTCGGTTCGTCCGTGATCTTGATTACTCACGACATGGGCGTGGTTGCCGAGACGGCCGATCGCGTGTTGGTGATGTATGCCGGCCGTGTTGCGGAATATGGCACTACGCGTGAATTATTCACCGCGCCGCGTCATCCCTACACCTGGGGACTGTACGACTCGATTCCTCCGCTCGAAGGGGCTCGTCCCAACCGTTTGGCGTCGATTCCCGGAAGTCCGCCGGCATTGACCAACCGGCCTGAGGGTTGCGCTTTTGCGCCGCGTTGCACCTATCGTTTCGAGGCTTGCGAACGTCTGCCGACACTTACTGGCAACGCCGCACATGTGGCGGCGTGTTTTCTGCCGCCTGGGCGGCGGCGCGCGGGTGCCACTCAACCCGACCGGAAAGCTTCTGTATGA
- a CDS encoding branched-chain amino acid transaminase produces MSMDDRDGLIWLDGELVPWREAKVHVLTHTLHYGMGVFEGVRAYATDRGAAIFRLDEHTRRLFNSAKILGMNIPFSHDTMRQAQLDVVRENALSSAYIRPMCFYGSESMGLHADSLKVHCIVAAWEWGSYLGKENMERGIRVKVSSFARHHVNVTMCRAKSNGSYMNSMLAVQDATACGFDEALLLDTEGYVAEGSGENVFIVHDGTLYTPDLTSALDGITRRTVFSLADELGIPVREKRITRDEVYLADEAFFTGTAAEVTPIREVDGRTIGSGARGPITEQLQTRYFDLVHGRLDGHPQWLAYV; encoded by the coding sequence ATGTCGATGGATGACCGCGATGGCCTGATCTGGCTGGACGGAGAACTGGTGCCCTGGCGCGAAGCCAAGGTGCATGTGCTGACCCACACCCTGCATTACGGCATGGGCGTATTCGAAGGCGTGCGCGCCTATGCGACGGACCGTGGCGCGGCGATTTTCCGCCTCGACGAGCACACCCGTCGCCTGTTCAACTCGGCGAAAATCCTCGGCATGAACATTCCGTTTTCCCACGATACGATGCGCCAGGCGCAGCTCGACGTCGTGCGCGAAAACGCACTGTCCAGCGCCTACATCCGCCCGATGTGCTTCTATGGCTCGGAAAGCATGGGGCTGCATGCCGACAGCCTGAAGGTACATTGCATCGTCGCCGCCTGGGAATGGGGTTCCTACCTCGGCAAAGAGAACATGGAGCGCGGCATCCGCGTGAAGGTATCCTCCTTCGCACGCCACCACGTCAACGTCACCATGTGCCGCGCCAAGTCCAATGGCAGCTACATGAACTCCATGCTGGCGGTGCAGGATGCCACTGCCTGCGGCTTCGACGAAGCCCTGCTGCTCGACACCGAGGGCTACGTCGCCGAAGGTAGCGGCGAGAACGTGTTCATCGTCCACGATGGCACGCTCTACACCCCGGATCTGACCTCCGCGCTGGACGGCATCACCCGCCGCACCGTGTTCAGTCTGGCCGACGAACTGGGCATCCCGGTGCGGGAAAAGCGCATCACCCGCGACGAAGTCTACCTCGCCGACGAAGCCTTCTTCACCGGCACGGCCGCCGAGGTGACGCCGATCCGCGAAGTCGACGGCCGGACAATCGGCAGCGGCGCACGCGGCCCGATCACCGAACAGCTTCAGACGCGCTATTTCGACCTGGTGCACGGGCGCCTGGACGGCCACCCGCAGTGGCTGGCCTACGTGTGA
- the waaF gene encoding lipopolysaccharide heptosyltransferase II — MRHGRPALSVAHTRCLIVGPSWVGDMIMAQSLFMALRERNPGLEIDVLAPAWTAPLLARMPEVHAALDLPIGHGELDLKARRRIARELRAHHYAQAIVLPNSLKSALIPWFARIPRRTGFRGEQRYGLLNDLRRLDKARLPRTVQRFVALAMPKNHLPALEDCPRPQLRTDPQAGRVARARLGLEDPRPALGLCPGAEFGPAKRWPSAHYAAVARYYRSRGWQIWVFGSQNDFEVAEAVCRDAGPDCTNLAGRTTLGEAIDLMAQTAAVVSNDSGLMHVAAALDRPLVAVYGSSDPGFTPPLSPTARIERLGLACSPCFQRECPLKHLDCLHGLHPDRIVRALDSLLDATA, encoded by the coding sequence ATGCGGCATGGCCGACCGGCGTTGAGCGTGGCGCACACCAGGTGCCTGATCGTCGGCCCGTCCTGGGTCGGCGACATGATCATGGCGCAAAGCCTGTTCATGGCCTTGCGCGAGCGTAACCCCGGGCTGGAAATCGATGTGCTGGCACCGGCCTGGACCGCGCCGCTGCTCGCCCGCATGCCCGAAGTACATGCCGCACTCGATCTGCCGATCGGACACGGCGAACTGGATCTGAAAGCCCGCCGCCGGATCGCGCGCGAACTGCGCGCGCACCACTATGCGCAGGCCATCGTCCTGCCCAATTCACTCAAATCCGCACTGATCCCCTGGTTCGCGCGCATCCCCCGCCGCACCGGGTTTCGCGGCGAACAGCGCTACGGCCTGCTCAACGACCTGCGCCGCCTCGACAAGGCCCGCCTGCCACGCACCGTGCAGCGCTTCGTCGCCCTGGCGATGCCCAAAAACCACCTGCCCGCGTTGGAAGACTGCCCACGCCCGCAACTGCGCACCGATCCGCAGGCCGGACGCGTCGCACGCGCACGCCTCGGCCTGGAAGACCCGCGCCCGGCGCTCGGGCTATGCCCCGGCGCAGAGTTCGGCCCGGCCAAACGCTGGCCATCGGCGCATTACGCTGCCGTGGCGCGTTACTACCGCAGCCGGGGCTGGCAGATATGGGTGTTCGGCTCACAGAACGATTTCGAGGTGGCCGAGGCGGTCTGCCGCGATGCCGGACCGGACTGTACCAACCTGGCCGGGCGCACCACGCTCGGCGAAGCTATCGACCTGATGGCGCAGACCGCGGCCGTGGTCAGCAACGACTCCGGACTCATGCATGTGGCCGCCGCGCTCGATCGCCCGCTGGTGGCCGTTTATGGCTCGTCCGATCCAGGCTTCACGCCGCCACTGTCACCCACCGCGCGCATCGAACGGCTCGGTCTGGCCTGCAGCCCCTGCTTTCAGCGCGAATGTCCGCTCAAACACCTCGACTGCCTGCACGGGCTGCACCCGGACCGGATCGTGCGTGCGCTCGACAGTTTGCTGGACGCGACCGCATGA
- a CDS encoding ABC transporter permease produces MVSLVLRRLAHMAFVMFGISVIVFLIFFATPGSDPAARIAGRNASPATLAAVRASFGLDKPLPVQYAILMKKLFITRDLTSFVNRGQEVIPEVMQAAPVTLSLVTGAAIIWLAFGVLIGVLSAAVRGSIVDRVLMALGLIGISMPVYWLGEIMNLLTQSRLHDTVMFSWVPALGYHSFSRDPLTWFQGLVIPWCTLAVMYIGLYGRVLRANLVETMQEDYIRTARAKGLSETRVLLRHALRTSLITLVTLFGLDFGALVGGAAVLTEVVFDLPGLGKLTYDALQNLDLPVIMATVLYGSFFVVAANAVVDLLYALLDPRVRSDD; encoded by the coding sequence ATGGTTAGTCTCGTGCTCCGTCGCTTGGCTCATATGGCGTTCGTCATGTTTGGTATTAGCGTCATCGTATTCCTCATTTTTTTCGCGACACCGGGTTCCGATCCGGCTGCGCGGATTGCGGGGCGCAATGCCTCCCCCGCCACGCTGGCAGCGGTCAGGGCCAGTTTTGGTTTAGATAAACCGCTGCCGGTGCAGTATGCGATTTTAATGAAGAAGTTGTTCATCACCCGCGACCTGACCTCATTCGTCAATCGTGGGCAGGAGGTAATTCCAGAGGTCATGCAGGCGGCACCGGTAACGCTTTCATTGGTGACCGGTGCGGCGATCATCTGGTTGGCGTTCGGTGTGCTGATTGGCGTTCTGTCGGCGGCCGTTCGTGGCAGTATCGTCGATCGGGTGTTGATGGCCCTAGGACTCATCGGTATTTCAATGCCGGTATATTGGCTCGGCGAGATTATGAATTTGCTCACGCAGAGCCGTTTGCATGACACCGTGATGTTTTCTTGGGTTCCGGCGCTCGGCTATCACTCCTTCAGCCGGGATCCGTTGACCTGGTTTCAGGGGCTGGTTATTCCATGGTGCACTCTGGCGGTGATGTACATCGGTCTATATGGGCGAGTGTTGCGCGCGAATTTGGTAGAGACGATGCAAGAGGATTACATCCGCACCGCGCGCGCCAAAGGGCTGAGCGAAACGCGCGTCCTGTTACGGCACGCTTTACGCACATCGCTGATTACGCTGGTTACTTTGTTCGGGCTTGATTTCGGCGCATTGGTCGGTGGCGCAGCCGTATTGACCGAGGTCGTGTTCGATCTGCCCGGATTGGGCAAACTGACTTATGACGCGCTGCAGAACCTGGATCTGCCAGTCATCATGGCAACGGTGTTGTATGGCTCGTTCTTTGTGGTGGCGGCCAATGCTGTCGTTGACCTGCTCTACGCGCTGCTTGACCCGAGGGTGCGAAGTGACGACTGA
- a CDS encoding S66 peptidase family protein has protein sequence MDERTLTIAIVAPSGIPDTESLHAGAELVKSWNHQIVFGRHVFARNHYNAGTPAERVEDLIWAMTAPEVDVVWMARGGYGQAHGLPHLPFERFLDKLVIGYSDATALLAALHQSPNNSKLIHGPMVEKLATDVDEQTRDWIRGQLAGRHADALQGTSVDRAPSAPIYGTVVGGNLTVLASLLGTPWGIRPKDAILLLEDIDEPAYRIDRSITQLILSGAFENVRAVGFGEFTRCPVPDEANYTLQNILSDLLAPLDIPVVHGLQFGHGARNQPWVYGSKAKLDQTTLSFIPE, from the coding sequence ATGGATGAAAGAACTTTGACGATTGCCATCGTCGCCCCTTCCGGAATTCCGGATACCGAGTCCTTGCACGCCGGTGCCGAACTGGTGAAAAGCTGGAACCATCAAATTGTATTCGGACGTCATGTCTTCGCACGCAATCATTACAACGCGGGCACACCCGCCGAACGCGTAGAAGACCTGATATGGGCGATGACGGCGCCTGAAGTCGACGTCGTATGGATGGCACGCGGTGGCTACGGGCAAGCCCATGGCCTCCCACATCTACCGTTCGAGCGTTTTTTAGACAAACTCGTCATCGGATATTCCGATGCCACGGCCTTACTGGCGGCTCTGCATCAGAGTCCGAACAACTCTAAACTGATACATGGGCCAATGGTCGAAAAGCTCGCGACCGATGTCGATGAGCAAACGCGGGATTGGATTCGTGGCCAACTTGCCGGCCGCCATGCGGACGCTCTACAAGGCACATCGGTTGACCGCGCGCCATCCGCACCGATCTACGGCACGGTCGTTGGCGGAAACCTTACCGTCCTGGCCAGCTTGCTCGGAACACCGTGGGGAATTCGCCCCAAAGACGCCATCCTGCTGCTGGAAGATATCGACGAGCCCGCGTACCGCATCGACCGCAGCATCACCCAACTGATTCTATCCGGCGCATTCGAAAACGTCCGTGCCGTCGGCTTCGGCGAGTTCACTCGTTGCCCGGTTCCGGACGAGGCGAACTACACGCTGCAAAACATTCTATCGGATCTGCTCGCCCCCCTAGACATCCCGGTCGTACACGGCTTGCAGTTCGGCCACGGCGCACGCAACCAGCCGTGGGTCTACGGCTCCAAGGCCAAACTCGATCAGACGACGCTTTCGTTCATTCCCGAGTAG
- a CDS encoding zinc-finger domain-containing protein: MSNPQSEVQSNAATRVELKAADLPLHCPMPGSALWNSHPRVYLPINEAPVQADGTRRMRCPYCGTEYVLHDA, encoded by the coding sequence ATGTCCAATCCGCAAAGCGAGGTCCAATCGAACGCTGCCACGCGCGTCGAACTCAAGGCCGCTGACCTGCCCTTGCATTGCCCGATGCCGGGCAGTGCCCTGTGGAACTCACACCCCAGGGTCTATCTGCCGATCAACGAAGCCCCCGTGCAAGCGGACGGCACGCGGCGCATGCGCTGCCCCTATTGCGGCACCGAGTACGTGCTGCACGACGCATGA
- the waaC gene encoding lipopolysaccharide heptosyltransferase I, with the protein MRVLLVKMSSLGDVVHTLPAVTDAYHALPALSIDWVVEESLAEIPAWHPAVGTVLPIALRRWRRGWRASRAERQTFRQRLREQPYDRVLDAQGLLKSAAVARLARGPRWGLDRQSAREPLAALAYDHRVTVDKAQHAVPRLRQLFAAALGYAPPDTPADYGIAHDRLPPAQQRGDLLFLHGTTWATKHWPETHWQILAKQATHAGLRVLLPWGDATERARAERIAAAGDANLCTVLPRLSLGQLAGVLDTARAVVGVDTGLAHLAAALHVPAVTLYGPTRPDRTGTFGPGQVHLTAQFACAPCMRRTCRYRGPAHVWPACFGTLPPDRVWEALERLLRTRQEAAHGA; encoded by the coding sequence ATGCGTGTGCTGCTGGTGAAAATGTCCTCGCTCGGCGATGTCGTCCACACCCTGCCAGCGGTGACCGATGCCTACCACGCGCTGCCAGCGCTGAGCATCGACTGGGTGGTCGAGGAAAGCCTGGCCGAAATTCCGGCATGGCACCCCGCCGTCGGCACCGTCCTGCCCATTGCCCTGCGCCGCTGGCGCCGTGGCTGGCGCGCGTCTCGCGCGGAGCGGCAGACCTTCCGCCAGCGCCTGCGCGAACAACCCTATGATCGGGTGCTCGACGCACAGGGCCTGCTCAAAAGCGCCGCCGTCGCGCGTTTGGCGCGGGGCCCGCGCTGGGGGCTCGACCGGCAGTCCGCGCGCGAGCCGCTGGCCGCCCTCGCCTACGACCATCGTGTGACGGTCGACAAGGCCCAGCATGCCGTGCCGCGCCTGCGCCAGCTATTCGCCGCCGCGCTCGGCTACGCGCCGCCCGACACGCCCGCCGATTACGGCATCGCGCATGATCGCCTGCCACCGGCGCAACAGCGCGGCGACCTGCTGTTCCTGCATGGCACCACCTGGGCGACCAAACACTGGCCGGAAACCCATTGGCAGATCCTGGCGAAACAGGCCACGCACGCGGGTCTGCGCGTCCTGCTGCCCTGGGGCGATGCGACAGAACGCGCACGCGCCGAACGCATTGCGGCCGCGGGCGACGCGAACCTGTGCACCGTACTGCCGCGACTGAGCCTCGGCCAACTGGCCGGCGTGCTCGACACCGCACGCGCCGTCGTCGGCGTGGATACCGGTCTGGCCCATCTGGCCGCCGCACTGCACGTGCCCGCAGTGACCCTCTACGGCCCGACCCGCCCCGACCGCACCGGCACATTCGGCCCCGGGCAAGTGCATCTGACCGCGCAGTTCGCCTGCGCGCCCTGCATGCGCCGAACCTGCCGTTACCGCGGCCCCGCGCACGTCTGGCCGGCCTGTTTCGGCACGCTCCCGCCCGACCGCGTCTGGGAAGCCCTTGAGCGGCTGCTGCGCACACGTCAGGAGGCCGCGCATGGCGCGTGA
- the trpB gene encoding tryptophan synthase subunit beta: MKHQYLKSQPNEEGYFGEYGGAFLPPQLVEEFKRITEAYMKLRKSHDFLNELRRIRKHYQGRPTPVYHAKRLSDAVGGAQLYFKREDLNHTGAHKLNHCMAEALLAKYMGKTKLIAETGAGQHGVALATAAAYFGLECEIHMGEVDIAKEHPNVVRMKILGAEVVPASHGLRTLKEAVDSAFESYVNQLDTALYAIGSVVEPHPFPLMVRDFQSVVGIEARDQYQEMTDGELPDYVVACVGGGSNSMGLFSGFIDDPIDLYAVEPLGKSTRLGDHAATLGYGKTGVLHGFKSLLLQDEKGEPAPVHSVASGLDYPGVGPEQAYLHGIGRIHVAGATDEETIDAFYAISQYEGIIPALESAHAIAYAMKLARKHPNDAILVNLSGRGDKDIDYVVESFGVREWTPEKLEMGD, encoded by the coding sequence ATGAAACACCAGTATCTCAAAAGCCAGCCCAATGAAGAGGGGTATTTTGGGGAATATGGCGGAGCCTTTTTGCCGCCGCAGCTTGTCGAGGAGTTTAAGCGCATCACAGAAGCCTACATGAAGCTGCGAAAGTCCCACGATTTTCTCAACGAACTGCGCCGCATCCGCAAGCATTACCAGGGGCGTCCCACCCCGGTCTATCACGCCAAGCGCCTCAGTGATGCCGTGGGCGGTGCGCAGCTTTACTTCAAACGCGAAGATCTCAACCATACCGGCGCCCATAAGCTCAACCACTGTATGGCCGAGGCCCTGCTAGCCAAATATATGGGCAAGACTAAGCTCATCGCCGAGACTGGCGCTGGGCAGCATGGCGTGGCCCTGGCGACGGCGGCAGCCTATTTCGGTCTGGAGTGCGAAATTCACATGGGAGAGGTGGATATTGCAAAGGAGCACCCCAACGTGGTGCGAATGAAGATTCTGGGGGCTGAGGTGGTACCTGCCAGCCACGGACTACGCACCCTCAAGGAGGCGGTAGACTCCGCCTTCGAATCCTACGTCAATCAGCTGGATACCGCCCTCTACGCCATCGGTTCTGTGGTGGAACCCCACCCTTTTCCCCTGATGGTGCGGGATTTTCAGAGCGTGGTAGGGATTGAAGCGAGGGATCAGTATCAGGAGATGACCGACGGAGAGTTGCCTGATTATGTCGTGGCATGTGTAGGAGGAGGCTCCAACTCCATGGGGCTTTTCAGTGGTTTTATCGATGATCCGATAGATCTCTATGCCGTGGAGCCTCTAGGCAAGAGCACTCGCTTGGGAGATCATGCCGCCACGCTGGGATATGGCAAAACCGGAGTGCTGCACGGCTTCAAATCGCTTCTGCTTCAAGATGAAAAAGGGGAACCAGCTCCTGTCCACTCCGTCGCTAGCGGACTTGACTATCCAGGCGTGGGGCCGGAGCAGGCCTATCTCCACGGTATCGGCCGGATCCATGTGGCCGGAGCCACCGACGAGGAGACCATCGACGCTTTTTACGCCATCAGCCAGTACGAGGGGATTATCCCCGCCCTTGAGAGTGCTCATGCAATTGCCTACGCCATGAAGCTGGCCCGCAAGCACCCTAATGACGCCATTCTGGTCAACCTTTCGGGCCGGGGGGACAAGGATATCGATTATGTAGTGGAGAGCTTCGGTGTGAGAGAGTGGACACCTGAGAAACTGGAGATGGGTGACTAG
- a CDS encoding glycosyltransferase family 2 protein, producing the protein MAREACSAVLVTLNEAARLPACLDTLRFADEILVVDSGSTDDTVAIAERYGARVIHQPWLGYGPQKHYAVEQAAHDWVLCIDADERLTPELRASIEEALTHDRAKACRLTRRNRFLGRWLRHGEGYPDYVVRLFHRAHAQWSDDDVHETVLTDETPLITLHGDLLHESETSVGAYLDKQNRYTDLQAAALFAQGKRAGVAKLLLSPLVRFIKFYVIRLGFLDGLPGLVHILIGCFNSFVKYVKLIQMHRQQTKGTPP; encoded by the coding sequence ATGGCGCGTGAAGCCTGCTCCGCCGTCCTGGTGACGCTCAACGAAGCAGCACGTCTGCCCGCCTGCCTCGACACCCTGCGCTTTGCCGACGAAATTCTGGTCGTCGACTCCGGCAGCACCGATGACACCGTGGCCATTGCCGAACGCTACGGCGCACGCGTGATTCATCAGCCCTGGCTGGGCTACGGCCCGCAAAAACACTATGCCGTCGAGCAGGCGGCGCACGACTGGGTGCTGTGCATCGACGCCGACGAACGGCTCACCCCCGAGTTGCGCGCGAGCATCGAAGAAGCTCTCACCCATGACCGCGCCAAGGCCTGCCGGCTGACCCGTCGCAACCGCTTCCTCGGCCGCTGGCTGCGCCACGGTGAAGGCTATCCGGATTACGTGGTGCGCCTCTTCCACCGCGCCCATGCGCAGTGGAGCGACGACGACGTACACGAGACCGTGCTCACCGACGAAACGCCACTGATCACCCTGCACGGCGACCTCCTGCACGAATCCGAAACGAGCGTAGGCGCATATCTCGACAAACAGAACCGTTACACCGATCTGCAGGCTGCGGCGTTGTTCGCGCAAGGCAAGCGCGCCGGCGTGGCGAAACTGCTACTCAGCCCGCTCGTGCGCTTCATCAAATTTTATGTAATCCGACTGGGCTTCCTCGATGGCCTGCCCGGTCTGGTCCACATCCTGATCGGTTGCTTCAACAGCTTCGTAAAATACGTCAAGCTAATCCAGATGCACCGCCAGCAAACGAAAGGTACGCCGCCCTAG